The stretch of DNA AGCTTAACCCCCTGCGTGTTTCGGCCAGTAATGGAAATGGTGGCAATATCCATCCGGATCATGACGCCGCCCATGGTCATAAGCATCAGGTCTTCTTCACCTGTAACCGTCTTAACTGCGATGAGCGCCCCGTTCTTGCCGGTAATATTCAGCGTTTTAAGCCCTTTTCCGCCACGTGTTTGAATGCGGTATTCAGATTCAGGCGTTAATTTGCCGTATCCATTTTCGGTAACAATTAAAATATAATCATTTTCTTCTACGAGTTCCATTCCAACTGCGTAATCTCCATCAGACAAGGTAATGCCTTTTACCCCTGTTGATGTGCGTCCCATGGAACGGACATTGTCTTCCGGGAAACGGATCAGCATGCCATCGCGCGTTCCCATTACAATATGTTTTTCGCCATTTGTCAGCCGCACAGAAATGAGCTCGTCTTCCTCCCGGATATTCAAAGCGATCAAGCCGTTTGTTCGAATATTTGCGTAATCCATTAACGGTGTCCGCTTTACAATTCCCTGCTTCGTTGCAAAGAACAGGAACGAATCCTCTGTGAACTCTTCGACAAACAGCATCGAATTCACCCACTCATCCTGCTCGACGCCAAGCAGATTCACAAGCGGGATTCCTTTTGCCGTCCGGCTGAATTCAGGAATCTGATAGCCTTTTAATCGATACACTTTCCCTTTGTTTGTAAAGAACAGAATCGTATCATGTGTTGAGGTTGTCAGAAGCTGCTCAACAAAATCATTTTCGTTTGTTCCCATCCCTTGAATACCGCGGCCTCCGCGGCGCTGGCTCCGGTAAGTCGAGATTGGCTGACGTTTAATATATCCTTTATGGGTTAATGTAATAATAATTTTTTCAACCGGAATTAAATCTTCATCCAGCAAATCACCAGGCGCTCCATCGGTAATTTCTGTCCGGCGTTTATCGGCGTACCTGTCTTTAATTTCAGTCAGCTCTTCACGGATAATTTGAAGAATTTTTTCCTCGTCAGCTAAAATGGCTCTTAATTCTTTAATCACTGCAAGAAGGTTTTGATATTCTTCTTCGATTTTTTCACGCTCAAGGCCGGTCAAGCGTTGCAAACGCATATCCAAGATGGCTTGAGCTTGTTTCTCAGATAAACCAAACTGCTCCATCAAGCCTTCGCGGGCAGCCTCTGTTGTCCGCGAGCCGCGAATCAATGCGATAATGCGATCTATGTGATCTAAAGCAATACGAAGACCCTCTAAAATGTGTGCGCGTGCTTCGGCTTTATTTAAGTCAAATTGCGTACGCCGGCGGATAATCTCCTGCTGATGCGCTAAGTAATGCTTTAAGCACTCTTTTAAGCTGAGTACTTTCGGATGGCCGTCTACAAGCGCCAGCATGTTAATACCGAAGCTTGTCTGCATGGCTGTGTATTTATATAAATTATTTAATACAACGCTCGCATTGGCATCACGGCGAATTTCCATCACAATTCGCATACCTTCACGATCTGATTCGTCGCGAAGATCGGTAATGCCGTCGATTTTCTTTTCACGGACAAGCTCCGCAATACGTTCAATGAGCTTTGCTTTGTTTACTTGGTACGGGATTTCTGTCACGATAATCGTTTCTTTACCGTTTGCTTTTTCTTCAATTTCCGTACGGGCACGCAAAATAATCGAACCGCGGCCTGTTTCATAGGCACGGCGGATACCGCTGCGGCCCATTAAAATACCTGCTGTTGGAAAATCAGGTCCTTGAATAAATTCCATTAAGTCCAGAACAGACATATCCGGGTTTTTACTGACAGCAAGCAGCGCATCAATGACTTCTCCAAGGTGGTGAGGCGGAATGTTGGTTGCCATCCCGACCGCAATACCGGAAGCGCCGTTCACGAGCAGATTCGGGAAACGGGCCGGTAATACAACAGGCTCACGCTCAGAACCATCGTAGTTGTCTTTGTAATCAATGGTGTCTTTGTTTAAATCACGTGTGATCTCCATAGCGATTTTAGACATGCGGGCTTCTGTGTACCGCATCGCGGCAGCAGCATCGCCGTCAACTGAGCCGAAGTTTCCGTGTCCATCAACCAGCATATGGCGGTAGTTAAAGTCCTGCGCCATCCGTACCATCGTTTCGTATACAGCTGAATCCCCGTGCGGGTGATATTTACCGATAACGTCACCGACGATCCGGGCAGACTTCTTATACGCTTTATCGGCTGTCATGCCGAGATCATTCATCGCATACAAAATACGGCGGTGCACCGGCTTTAAGCCATCGCGCACGTCCGGAAGCGCCCGGGATACGATAACGCTCATCGCATAATCAAGAAACGATGAACGCATTTCCTGGCTTATATTAATCTCTTTTACGTTCGAGTGTGGCGTATCAGCCATGAAAAATCCTCCTTTTAAGAAAAGTACAAGGCGCCCATTTATCGGTGACAAGCATGGGACAAGCCTGTCCTTGCCGCCCATATTCAATGAGCTTTCAGCCGATTGGCGCCTGGAACTTAGGTGTTATTAAAAAGCGGGAGCGCCCGCGGCTTACGGGCGCTTTTTAAACTTATATATCAAGATTTTTAACGTAGCGTGCGTTGTCCTGAATGAAATTACGGCGCGGTTCTACTTTATCGCCCATTAAAATTTCAAATGTTTCATCGGCCTCCATCGCATCTGTCAGGGTTACCTGGAGCAGTGTACGTGTGGATGGATCCATAGTCGTTTCCCATAGCTGCGCCGGATTCATTTCTCCAAGACCTTTATAACGCTGCAAACTCGGTTTTGCATTTGCCGGGATGTCTTTCATGATTTCATCCAGCTCGTGGTCGTTGTATGCGTAGCTGATATTTTTGCCCTGCTGTACTTTGTAAAGCGGCGGCTGGGCAATATACACATACCCCGCTTCAATAAGCGGACGCATGTAGCGGAAAAAGAATGTTAACAACAGCGTGCGGATATGGGCGCCATCCACGTCCGCATCCGTCATGATAACCAATTTGTGATAACGTGCTTTTTCCAGGTCAAACTCTTCGCTGATCCCTGTTCCGAGTGCTGTAATCATTGCCCGCACTTCATTATTTGACAAAATTTTATCAAGACGCGCTTTTTCAACGTTCAGGATTTTTCCGCGCAGCGGCAGGATAGCCTGGAAGTGGCGGTCACGCCCCTGCTTGGCTGAACCGCCGGCAGAGTCTCCTTCTACGATATACAATTCGCTGATTTTCGGATCGCGTGATGAGCAGTCAGCCAGTTTACCAGGAAGGCTGGATACCTCGAGCGCACTTTTGCGCCGTGTCAGCTCCCGCGCTTTTTTCGCAGCCATTCTTGCCCGGGCTGCCATCATGCCTTTTTCAACAATTTTTCGAGCCGTATTCGGATTTTCAAGCATAAATGTTTCAAATCGGCCGGCAAAAACGTTGTCTGTCACCGTTCTCGCTTCTGAGTTGCCAAGCTTTGTTTTCGTTTGACCTTCAAACTGTGGATCCGGATGTTTCACGGAAATAATAGCCGTTAAACCTTCACGGACATCTTCTCCTGTTAAATTGGCATCAACGTCCTTTGCGAGGCCATTTTTCCGGGCATAGTCGTTGATTACACGTGTTAAAGCGGTTTTAAAGCCAGATTCATGCGTTCCGCCTTCGTGCGTGCTGATATTGTTGGCGAATGAATAAATGTTGCTTGTATAGCCGTCGTTGTATTGAAGGGCTACTTCAACTTGAATTCCTTCACGCTCACCCTCCATAAAGATCGCTTCTTCATGAAGCACTTCTTTGGAACGGTTTAAATGCTCAACGTATGATTTAATACCGCCTTCGTAATAATACTCATTTTTCTTGCCTTCTCCACGTTTGTCTTCGAGCGTAATTTTAATACCGCGGTTTAAGAAAGCAAGTTCACGAAGCCGTTGAGCAAGCGTATCGTAGTCATACACGAGTGTTTCTGTAAAAATCTCACTGTCTGGACGGAAGTGAATGTGTGTACCGGTAACATCTGTTTCGCCTACTACCTTCAAATCTTCTTGCGGCACACCGCGTTTAAATGCTTGGTAATGAATCTTTCCGTCACGGTGTACATATACTTCTAGAAGTGTAGAAAGTGCGTTTACAACAGAAGCACCAACACCATGAAGTCCGCCGGATACTTTATAGCCGCCGCCGCCGAATTTACCTCCGGCATGCAGGACGGTTAAAATTACTTCTACCGCCGGGCGTCCCATTTTTTCATGAATCCCGACCGGAATGCCGCGTCCATTGTCTTTTACAGTAATGCTGTTGTCTTCTTCTATGATGACGTTGATTTCATCGCAATACCCGGCCAGTGCTTCGTCGATACTGTTATCAACGATTTCCCAGACGAGATGATGAAGTCCTTTTACACTTGTTGAACCAATATACATACCAGGACGTTTTCGGACAGCTTCAAGTCCTTCGAGCACCTGTATTTGATTTTCATCATAGGAAGGTGTCGTATTTTGCGGGTCCATAGTCAAATCCAGTCACCTTCTCTTTCGGTAAAATAATCTTACTTTATTTTGGTTACTGCCCCAGCGGTAACGCTGTAGGCAGAGGCGGCATTTAACGTGTCATGCTCAATGCCGTCCGTGTTTGTTGTTGTAACAAACGTTTGCACTTTTCCATGAATCGTATTCAGCAGATGTGACTGGCGGTAATCGTCAAGCTCAGATAGCACATCATCCAGCAGCAAAATCGGGTATTCACCAATTTCCGATTGAATCAGCTCGATTTCAGCAAGCTTTACGGCAAGCGCTGTTGTCCGCTGCTGCCCTTGCGATCCAAACGTTTGAATATTTTTTCCGTTCACATAAAAAAGGAGATCGTCGCGATGCGGACCGGTTAATGTCACACCCCGGTCGACTTCTCTCGTCCGGCTTCTCTGGAAAAGATCCAGCAAAGCCGACCTTATCTGCTCGTCACTCTGCTCCTCTTTTATCCCAGCGGCCGGCTCATACATAATAGCCAGCTCTTCAACCCCTCTTGAAATACCGGCATGAAGCGGACCAGCCCATTTTTGAAGCAGATGAATAAACTCAAAGCGCTTTTTTGTTACTTTTGCCGCCAGCTCAACAAGCTGTTCAGTTAAAACCTCAAGCATCGTCAAGTCAGATGCTTTTTTTGTCTGCAGCTGTTTTAAGTAATGATTCCGCTGCTGCAGCACTTTATGATAAAGGCTTAAGTCATGCAGATACACAGGCGATACTTGACCAATTTCCATGTCAATAAACCGCCTTCTTACTTGCGGACTGCCTTTTACTAATGTTAAATCTTCCGGGGCAAACATCACGACATTCATATTGCCGATGTACTGGCTGAGACGCGTCTGCTCCAAGTGGTTAACCTTGGCTTTTTTGCCTTTTTTGGAGATCAGAA from Domibacillus sp. DTU_2020_1001157_1_SI_ALB_TIR_016 encodes:
- the recF gene encoding DNA replication/repair protein RecF (All proteins in this family for which functions are known are DNA-binding proteins that assist the filamentation of RecA onto DNA for the initiation of recombination or recombinational repair.), which produces MHIEQLALENYRNYESLLVEFDNTVNVIIGENAQGKTNIIESIYVLAMAKSHRTSNDKDLIRWEAEYAKIKGRVQKKHQSLPIELLISKKGKKAKVNHLEQTRLSQYIGNMNVVMFAPEDLTLVKGSPQVRRRFIDMEIGQVSPVYLHDLSLYHKVLQQRNHYLKQLQTKKASDLTMLEVLTEQLVELAAKVTKKRFEFIHLLQKWAGPLHAGISRGVEELAIMYEPAAGIKEEQSDEQIRSALLDLFQRSRTREVDRGVTLTGPHRDDLLFYVNGKNIQTFGSQGQQRTTALAVKLAEIELIQSEIGEYPILLLDDVLSELDDYRQSHLLNTIHGKVQTFVTTTNTDGIEHDTLNAASAYSVTAGAVTKIK
- the gyrB gene encoding DNA topoisomerase (ATP-hydrolyzing) subunit B codes for the protein MDPQNTTPSYDENQIQVLEGLEAVRKRPGMYIGSTSVKGLHHLVWEIVDNSIDEALAGYCDEINVIIEEDNSITVKDNGRGIPVGIHEKMGRPAVEVILTVLHAGGKFGGGGYKVSGGLHGVGASVVNALSTLLEVYVHRDGKIHYQAFKRGVPQEDLKVVGETDVTGTHIHFRPDSEIFTETLVYDYDTLAQRLRELAFLNRGIKITLEDKRGEGKKNEYYYEGGIKSYVEHLNRSKEVLHEEAIFMEGEREGIQVEVALQYNDGYTSNIYSFANNISTHEGGTHESGFKTALTRVINDYARKNGLAKDVDANLTGEDVREGLTAIISVKHPDPQFEGQTKTKLGNSEARTVTDNVFAGRFETFMLENPNTARKIVEKGMMAARARMAAKKARELTRRKSALEVSSLPGKLADCSSRDPKISELYIVEGDSAGGSAKQGRDRHFQAILPLRGKILNVEKARLDKILSNNEVRAMITALGTGISEEFDLEKARYHKLVIMTDADVDGAHIRTLLLTFFFRYMRPLIEAGYVYIAQPPLYKVQQGKNISYAYNDHELDEIMKDIPANAKPSLQRYKGLGEMNPAQLWETTMDPSTRTLLQVTLTDAMEADETFEILMGDKVEPRRNFIQDNARYVKNLDI
- the gyrA gene encoding DNA gyrase subunit A translates to MADTPHSNVKEINISQEMRSSFLDYAMSVIVSRALPDVRDGLKPVHRRILYAMNDLGMTADKAYKKSARIVGDVIGKYHPHGDSAVYETMVRMAQDFNYRHMLVDGHGNFGSVDGDAAAAMRYTEARMSKIAMEITRDLNKDTIDYKDNYDGSEREPVVLPARFPNLLVNGASGIAVGMATNIPPHHLGEVIDALLAVSKNPDMSVLDLMEFIQGPDFPTAGILMGRSGIRRAYETGRGSIILRARTEIEEKANGKETIIVTEIPYQVNKAKLIERIAELVREKKIDGITDLRDESDREGMRIVMEIRRDANASVVLNNLYKYTAMQTSFGINMLALVDGHPKVLSLKECLKHYLAHQQEIIRRRTQFDLNKAEARAHILEGLRIALDHIDRIIALIRGSRTTEAAREGLMEQFGLSEKQAQAILDMRLQRLTGLEREKIEEEYQNLLAVIKELRAILADEEKILQIIREELTEIKDRYADKRRTEITDGAPGDLLDEDLIPVEKIIITLTHKGYIKRQPISTYRSQRRGGRGIQGMGTNENDFVEQLLTTSTHDTILFFTNKGKVYRLKGYQIPEFSRTAKGIPLVNLLGVEQDEWVNSMLFVEEFTEDSFLFFATKQGIVKRTPLMDYANIRTNGLIALNIREEDELISVRLTNGEKHIVMGTRDGMLIRFPEDNVRSMGRTSTGVKGITLSDGDYAVGMELVEENDYILIVTENGYGKLTPESEYRIQTRGGKGLKTLNITGKNGALIAVKTVTGEEDLMLMTMGGVMIRMDIATISITGRNTQGVKLIRLGENETVATVAKVEKEEELLEEEEE